A genomic segment from Flammeovirga pectinis encodes:
- a CDS encoding sulfatase-like hydrolase/transferase encodes MNRLLFLILLFFQGVTLNLYAQNTNQKPNFVIILADDLGYADVGFNGSKQIRTPNIDALAKQGVQCTQAYVSAPVCGPSRAGLMTGRNQVNFGFDNNPIVDLPQFDENYVGVPVEEVTIADRLATLGYTNGLIGKWHLGEADQFHPTKRGFHEFWGYRGGGHNYFSTNKKGKGYKSSIESNYKEPQPITYITDDKGDECVDFIKRHKKDPFFLFASFNAPHAPMQATDADLALYEDIKDEKRRTYAAMIHRLDVNVGRIIKELKKQKVYDNTVIVFFSDNGGPCDHNASINAPYNGQKGILLEGGIRVPFVISYPKHLENGQYDLPVSSLDLAPTFVALAGGKTTAEDKLDGVNIYPYITKEIKGNPHETMMWRFTISAGIRKGNWKLIRLPDRLPLLFNLDKDPSEQNDVAAENRDLVIEMLKELGDWDVSSPQMLYMEGNRWRREQVDLYDAEYKLTQPETSTKEIK; translated from the coding sequence ATGAACAGACTACTCTTTTTAATTCTCCTATTTTTTCAGGGAGTTACGTTAAACCTATATGCACAAAATACCAATCAAAAACCAAATTTTGTAATTATCCTTGCAGACGATTTAGGGTATGCAGATGTTGGTTTTAATGGCAGTAAACAAATAAGAACACCAAATATAGATGCACTGGCTAAACAGGGAGTACAATGTACCCAAGCGTATGTTTCTGCTCCTGTTTGTGGTCCGTCGAGAGCTGGATTAATGACAGGGAGGAACCAAGTGAATTTTGGTTTTGATAACAATCCAATTGTAGATTTACCTCAGTTTGATGAAAATTATGTTGGTGTTCCTGTAGAAGAAGTAACTATTGCAGACCGACTTGCAACTCTTGGTTATACCAATGGCTTAATTGGAAAATGGCACTTGGGTGAAGCAGATCAGTTTCATCCTACAAAACGTGGCTTTCATGAATTTTGGGGCTATAGAGGTGGTGGACACAATTACTTTTCCACAAATAAAAAAGGTAAAGGATATAAATCATCAATTGAATCTAATTATAAAGAACCACAACCTATCACCTACATTACAGATGATAAGGGAGATGAATGTGTAGATTTTATCAAGAGACATAAAAAAGATCCATTTTTCTTATTTGCTTCTTTTAATGCACCACATGCTCCAATGCAAGCAACTGATGCAGATTTAGCATTATACGAAGACATCAAAGACGAAAAAAGACGTACGTATGCTGCTATGATTCACCGTTTGGATGTAAATGTAGGCCGTATCATTAAAGAATTAAAAAAGCAGAAAGTATATGATAATACGGTAATTGTATTCTTTAGTGATAATGGAGGTCCATGTGATCATAATGCCTCTATCAACGCACCATATAACGGGCAAAAAGGAATCTTATTAGAAGGAGGAATTAGAGTTCCGTTTGTTATATCCTACCCAAAACATTTAGAAAATGGGCAGTATGATTTACCTGTTTCTTCTTTAGATTTAGCACCTACTTTTGTGGCTTTAGCGGGAGGAAAAACAACGGCAGAAGATAAATTAGACGGTGTAAATATTTACCCTTATATCACAAAAGAAATAAAAGGAAACCCACACGAAACAATGATGTGGCGTTTTACTATTAGTGCAGGTATTCGCAAAGGAAATTGGAAACTCATTCGTCTTCCCGACCGTTTGCCATTACTTTTTAATCTTGATAAAGATCCTTCAGAACAAAATGATGTAGCTGCTGAAAATCGAGATTTAGTTATTGAAATGCTAAAAGAATTAGGTGATTGGGATGTTTCTAGTCCTCAAATGCTTTATATGGAAGGGAATAGATGGAGAAGAGAACAGGTTGATTTATATGATGCAGAATATAAATTGACACAGCCTGAAACTTCAACTAAAGAAATAAAATAG
- a CDS encoding LamG domain-containing protein → MNKFSLTHKLLFLLLSISIFSCEDKVEINESQIVFNFDQTASNGRSSIADDNEVPTSVLISIEDESGNEVYSMHSLTLYSFEGELLSEPLPSLPGNYHLSEFLLLNDNQEVIYATPKEESPLAYLVTDPLTIDFTVVKDQVTKVTPEVIDTKGYNPNDLGYSTFSFNEIETFYLHTTVMVYDEDSKIFKLNPSEITITDSEGHVLSDTLEARTYALRLRDNSETYNITVSSIGYETFNQSFTLEEIKEFNNENPLIIQLGALDLSTGLLAYFPFNATASDLSGNGNDANVVNATFTTDRNGIENSAINVNQSSQYATLSSIDDFENEMTIATWVKPHEFYSSRCQYNIIVGNNDESNGSHNGMWYLVYGDQLSDDHDCYNYDPDNTPFGFRLGFSDGSLGLERSETLVSLDQYYFLVGTYDGSTMRIYVNGVLETEVEYNKTLYVNDSDITIGRSMDDPDYPYNTNGDIDDIRIYKRALTGDEIIALYHN, encoded by the coding sequence ATGAACAAATTTAGCTTAACACACAAATTACTCTTTCTTCTTTTATCAATTTCTATATTTTCTTGCGAAGACAAGGTAGAAATCAATGAAAGCCAAATTGTTTTTAATTTTGACCAAACCGCAAGTAATGGTAGATCATCAATTGCAGATGATAACGAAGTACCTACCTCTGTATTAATATCCATTGAGGATGAATCTGGTAATGAGGTTTACAGTATGCACAGCCTTACACTTTACAGTTTTGAAGGTGAATTACTTAGTGAGCCTTTACCATCACTTCCAGGAAATTATCATTTAAGTGAATTTTTACTTTTGAATGACAATCAAGAAGTGATTTATGCTACACCAAAAGAGGAATCTCCTTTAGCTTATTTGGTAACAGATCCATTAACTATTGATTTTACAGTAGTTAAAGATCAAGTTACTAAGGTTACACCAGAAGTAATTGATACTAAAGGTTATAATCCTAATGATTTAGGTTATTCAACTTTCTCATTTAATGAGATAGAAACTTTTTATCTACATACTACTGTAATGGTATATGATGAAGATTCTAAAATTTTCAAACTAAATCCAAGTGAAATAACTATTACGGACAGTGAAGGACATGTCTTATCAGATACACTTGAGGCAAGGACTTATGCATTACGTTTAAGAGATAACTCAGAGACGTATAATATCACAGTGTCTAGTATAGGTTATGAGACATTTAATCAAAGTTTCACTCTAGAAGAAATTAAAGAGTTTAACAATGAAAATCCATTAATTATTCAACTAGGAGCTTTAGATCTTAGTACTGGGTTACTTGCATATTTTCCTTTTAATGCAACAGCAAGTGATTTATCAGGAAATGGAAATGATGCAAATGTTGTAAATGCAACTTTTACAACTGATAGAAATGGTATTGAAAATAGTGCTATAAATGTTAATCAATCATCACAGTATGCTACTTTATCTAGTATTGATGATTTTGAGAATGAAATGACAATAGCAACATGGGTAAAACCTCATGAATTTTATTCTTCAAGATGTCAATATAATATTATTGTAGGTAATAACGATGAATCTAATGGTTCTCATAATGGTATGTGGTATTTAGTTTATGGTGATCAGCTTTCTGATGACCATGATTGTTATAATTATGATCCTGATAATACACCATTCGGTTTTCGCTTAGGCTTTTCAGATGGTTCATTAGGTTTAGAAAGATCAGAGACTCTTGTTTCTCTAGATCAATATTATTTCTTAGTAGGAACTTATGACGGGTCTACAATGAGAATTTATGTAAATGGAGTATTGGAAACGGAAGTAGAATACAATAAGACATTATATGTAAATGATTCAGATATTACTATAGGAAGAAGTATGGATGACCCAGATTATCCGTATAATACTAATGGTGATATTGATGATATCAGAATTTATAAAAGAGCTCTTACGGGAGATGAAATAATTGCTTTATACCATAATTAA
- a CDS encoding DUF58 domain-containing protein gives MKFYKQLFFSERFYQVGGITVVLFILSYFIPLLFGITSLLLLVYVLLTSVDIYLLFSLDKGLHTERSCAERFSNGEDNTVTLYTENNSTQSLEIELIDEAPIPFQLRNLHFTFKLPSGDKKSITYTIRPTERGEYFFGDLILLVTSRIGLVRRKVKQEQEIQTIKVYPSFQKLKKFELMAFHTGHMEGGIKKVRRIGQQKEFDQIKEYVAGDDFRSINWKATARSPQLMVNHYQDEKAQQVYAVLDMGRSMKMPFNGMTLLDYSINASLVLLHIAQSKQDLIGISAFNSDSQTTLKAKRQSGQMQHVLEKLYNLTPSYKETDFGVISANLRSQVKQRSLLIFFTNIPHKESLERKLPYLKRLAKKHLLVVILFEDSEIKEAIKNEAKSVNDFYLKALQEENILERRVIAKELQQHGIHTILSTPENLTVDTINKYLEIKARGLL, from the coding sequence ATGAAATTTTATAAGCAATTATTTTTTTCTGAACGTTTCTATCAAGTTGGAGGTATAACAGTAGTATTATTTATACTATCTTATTTTATTCCTCTCTTATTTGGTATAACGTCGCTTTTGTTATTAGTATATGTACTACTAACGAGTGTAGACATCTATCTTCTTTTTTCTCTTGATAAAGGATTACATACCGAACGTTCTTGTGCGGAAAGGTTTTCTAACGGAGAAGACAATACGGTAACACTTTATACAGAAAATAATAGTACTCAATCTTTAGAAATAGAATTGATTGATGAAGCGCCAATACCGTTTCAGTTAAGAAATTTACATTTTACTTTTAAGTTGCCATCAGGTGATAAAAAGTCGATTACGTACACAATTCGACCTACAGAAAGAGGGGAATACTTTTTTGGAGACCTTATTTTACTAGTAACATCAAGAATTGGATTAGTAAGAAGAAAGGTAAAACAAGAGCAAGAAATACAAACTATAAAAGTGTATCCTTCTTTTCAGAAACTTAAAAAATTCGAATTAATGGCTTTCCATACAGGGCATATGGAAGGAGGAATTAAAAAAGTAAGAAGAATAGGGCAACAAAAAGAATTTGACCAGATAAAAGAATACGTTGCTGGAGATGATTTCCGTTCAATAAATTGGAAAGCCACAGCACGTTCCCCTCAATTAATGGTAAACCACTACCAAGATGAAAAGGCACAGCAAGTGTATGCTGTTTTAGATATGGGACGAAGCATGAAAATGCCTTTTAATGGGATGACACTTTTGGACTATTCTATAAATGCAAGTTTGGTTTTACTGCATATTGCACAATCTAAACAAGACCTTATCGGGATTTCAGCTTTTAATAGTGATAGCCAGACAACATTAAAGGCAAAGAGACAGTCAGGACAAATGCAGCACGTTTTAGAAAAACTCTATAACCTAACGCCAAGTTATAAAGAAACTGATTTTGGGGTGATCAGTGCAAATTTAAGAAGTCAGGTAAAGCAACGAAGTTTACTCATTTTCTTTACAAATATACCTCACAAAGAAAGCTTAGAAAGAAAGTTACCTTATTTAAAAAGGTTGGCAAAAAAACATCTTTTAGTAGTCATTTTATTTGAGGATTCAGAAATTAAAGAAGCAATAAAAAATGAAGCAAAATCTGTAAATGATTTCTACTTAAAAGCATTGCAAGAAGAAAATATCTTGGAAAGAAGAGTTATTGCTAAAGAGTTACAACAGCATGGTATTCATACCATTTTAAGTACACCAGAAAACCTAACTGTAGATACGATAAATAAGTATTTAGAGATAAAAGCGAGAGGGTTGTTGTAA
- a CDS encoding AAA family ATPase yields MEENAINNFENRIDTSSLIQDLNKLREGISKVVKGQQKTIDLLLTAILADGHVLLEGVPGVAKTLTAKTLSIMIEGEYSRIQFTPDLMPSDIIGTNVYNAASNTFDFRKGPIFGNIVLVDEINRAPAKTQSSLFEVMEERQITYDGTRYKMEEPFLVIGTQNPVEQEGTYPLPEAQLDRFLFKIDLGYPEEQDELEVLKMHHEHQQPTQLINEEFKLNRERLKEFRALAKQVIVKEEILDYILKLVRITRTNKDLYLGASPRAGVALLNASKAWACLQGRDFVTPDDIAYVIKPILRHRLIMTAEKEMEGENMDRVIDRIIHTVEVPR; encoded by the coding sequence ATGGAAGAAAACGCAATCAATAACTTCGAAAATAGAATTGATACTTCATCCCTAATTCAAGACTTAAATAAATTAAGAGAGGGAATTAGTAAAGTTGTTAAAGGGCAACAAAAAACAATAGATTTATTATTAACTGCTATCCTGGCCGATGGTCATGTTTTATTAGAAGGCGTACCTGGAGTGGCCAAAACATTAACGGCAAAAACACTTTCTATAATGATTGAAGGAGAGTATTCTCGTATTCAGTTTACGCCAGATTTAATGCCATCGGATATAATTGGTACAAATGTTTACAATGCCGCTTCAAATACTTTTGATTTTAGAAAAGGACCTATTTTTGGAAACATTGTTTTAGTAGATGAGATAAATAGAGCACCTGCAAAAACACAGTCGTCTTTATTTGAAGTAATGGAAGAAAGACAAATTACTTATGATGGCACAAGGTATAAAATGGAAGAACCCTTTTTAGTAATTGGTACACAGAACCCAGTAGAGCAAGAAGGAACATACCCTTTGCCAGAAGCTCAACTCGATCGTTTTCTTTTTAAAATAGATTTAGGCTATCCAGAAGAACAAGATGAGCTAGAGGTTTTAAAAATGCACCATGAACACCAACAGCCTACACAGTTAATTAACGAGGAATTTAAGCTGAACAGAGAACGGTTAAAAGAGTTTAGAGCCTTAGCAAAGCAAGTAATTGTGAAAGAAGAAATTCTTGATTACATTCTTAAATTGGTACGTATTACCAGAACAAATAAAGACTTGTATTTGGGAGCGTCACCAAGAGCAGGAGTAGCGTTATTGAATGCATCAAAAGCTTGGGCATGTTTGCAAGGTAGAGATTTTGTTACGCCAGATGATATTGCTTATGTTATAAAACCAATTTTAAGACACCGTTTAATCATGACGGCAGAGAAGGAAATGGAAGGGGAGAATATGGACCGTGTAATAGATAGAATTATTCATACTGTAGAAGTCCCAAGATAA
- a CDS encoding DUF4350 domain-containing protein produces the protein MKTFNKQYLFLGIAVVLYLVLTLTSGTKTDWDIHYKSLESSPYGTAALTQLLKAPEVKMEVENLRLTPYEIYDSLSESYSDNNLIIIGNQLELDKVSIESMLREAKNGRSILLAAEEFSRLLRDTLGFTTENNYSSIQIKDFDLKNGVNLEIDSVSLKTANNVAYFSDFELISSFNNYDTFTTEVLAKNENDTPVFIKVSVGNGAIYLLSTPKILTNIALLNNNNYKVISDIITTLPEGKYIRTEYYTLGRVGHQSLFRVVLSKLGLKEALQLLLLLLLIYLVFEAKREQRPLPEIIPLANESIGFIKTLSHLYVTNGTNKSILVKRKRYLLNHIRNKYYVNLTTDEIDQDIVLLSLRSGINEEELRQLFITVDKEITNPLTDGGFISANKLIDNFYSKEI, from the coding sequence ATGAAAACCTTTAACAAACAATACTTATTCTTAGGTATTGCTGTCGTTCTTTATCTTGTTTTGACACTTACTTCTGGTACAAAAACGGATTGGGATATTCATTATAAATCATTAGAAAGTAGTCCGTATGGAACTGCAGCCTTAACACAATTATTAAAGGCTCCAGAGGTAAAGATGGAAGTGGAAAACCTACGCCTAACACCTTATGAAATTTATGATTCTTTATCTGAGAGCTACAGTGATAATAATCTTATCATTATAGGTAATCAATTAGAGTTAGATAAAGTGAGCATCGAATCAATGTTAAGAGAGGCTAAGAATGGTAGATCAATTTTACTAGCTGCAGAAGAGTTTAGCCGCCTTTTAAGAGATACTTTAGGTTTTACTACAGAAAATAACTATTCATCTATTCAAATTAAAGATTTTGATTTAAAGAACGGTGTGAATTTAGAGATTGACTCTGTAAGTTTAAAAACGGCAAACAATGTTGCGTATTTTTCTGATTTTGAGTTAATAAGCTCATTTAATAATTATGATACTTTTACTACTGAAGTATTGGCAAAAAATGAAAATGACACTCCCGTATTTATAAAAGTTAGCGTAGGAAATGGAGCGATTTACCTATTAAGTACACCAAAAATACTTACTAATATAGCTCTCCTAAATAACAACAATTATAAAGTAATAAGTGATATAATTACCACGTTACCAGAGGGAAAGTATATCAGAACAGAATATTATACATTAGGGCGTGTTGGGCACCAGTCTTTATTTAGAGTTGTACTTTCTAAATTAGGTTTAAAAGAGGCACTTCAATTACTGCTTTTATTACTACTTATTTACCTTGTTTTTGAAGCAAAAAGAGAACAACGTCCACTACCGGAAATTATACCTCTAGCCAACGAGAGTATCGGTTTTATCAAAACATTAAGCCATCTGTACGTAACTAATGGAACGAATAAATCTATTCTTGTAAAAAGAAAAAGATACCTCCTTAATCATATCAGAAACAAATATTATGTCAACTTAACTACCGATGAAATTGACCAAGATATAGTATTACTATCACTTAGATCAGGTATTAATGAAGAAGAATTAAGGCAGCTTTTTATAACAGTTGATAAGGAGATAACCAATCCACTAACAGACGGAGGCTTTATAAGTGCTAACAAATTAATAGACAATTTTTATTCTAAAGAAATATAA
- a CDS encoding glycerophosphoryl diester phosphodiesterase membrane domain-containing protein, with translation MQTEQFDFNKERGLGEKIEFTFSFWKENFKVILISVLTLVTPFVIIGGSMTTYASTDFLQNSVVDPSIVANNPFAMFANPLFITGYILSIIGYIMLTSVGTGIIKVYFDKEELTVDNVRKTAMSYIGKVFGLSITSLLLVFIGSMVFLIPGIYLAIGFSVAIPIAVFEDVSISEALSRSRKLISGNWWSTFGYLIVLSFIASILGSIIGFVGGLFIGGNVESIIASGGEITESYSVMLLVINFLSGLVTPVFYVIIYLGIVVQYFSLKEQKEATSILNDVEAMS, from the coding sequence ATGCAAACAGAACAATTTGACTTTAACAAAGAGAGAGGTCTTGGAGAAAAGATCGAGTTTACTTTTAGTTTTTGGAAAGAAAACTTCAAGGTTATCTTAATAAGTGTACTTACACTTGTAACACCATTTGTAATTATTGGTGGTAGTATGACAACTTATGCTTCAACGGATTTTCTTCAAAATTCTGTAGTTGACCCATCAATCGTAGCTAACAATCCTTTTGCTATGTTTGCAAACCCATTGTTTATTACGGGTTACATATTATCTATCATCGGATATATTATGTTAACATCGGTAGGTACTGGAATAATTAAAGTTTATTTTGATAAGGAAGAATTAACTGTAGACAATGTAAGAAAAACAGCGATGTCTTACATTGGAAAAGTTTTTGGTTTATCAATTACTTCATTACTCCTTGTTTTTATTGGTAGTATGGTATTCTTAATTCCCGGAATTTACCTTGCTATAGGTTTTTCTGTTGCTATTCCAATTGCAGTATTTGAAGATGTCTCTATTTCAGAAGCATTATCGAGAAGTAGAAAATTAATAAGTGGTAATTGGTGGTCAACTTTTGGTTACCTCATTGTATTGTCTTTTATAGCAAGTATTTTAGGAAGTATTATTGGCTTTGTTGGAGGTCTTTTTATTGGAGGAAATGTAGAGTCTATTATTGCTTCTGGGGGAGAAATTACAGAAAGTTATTCTGTAATGTTGTTGGTTATTAACTTTTTATCAGGTTTAGTTACTCCTGTGTTTTACGTAATTATTTATTTAGGAATTGTTGTACAATATTTCTCTTTGAAAGAGCAGAAAGAAGCAACAAGTATCTTAAATGATGTAGAAGCAATGAGCTAA
- a CDS encoding stage II sporulation protein M, producing the protein MKEPIFILKNQNKWQTIEQALNKPTVSPDLLASYYKSLSEDLSYAQTFYPESEVTFYLNGLSVKYHERIYTNKKEKTSRIRTFWTEEVPYEMARNRKQILYALVVFLVSCVIGVFSAHHDGEFVRLILGDGYVNMTLENIANGKPMDVYASGSEIEMFTYITLNNIKVSFLAFAFGIFSSFGTGVLLFRNGIMLGSFQYFFYQKGVLEESLLSIWTHGTLEITAIIFAGGAGFVLGNSLLFPKYKRRMDSVKEGTKSGLKIIIGLIPIFIIAGFLEGFVTRQVDWPLPIRLFFIITSFSFIIFYYFYHANKVFEKRQV; encoded by the coding sequence ATGAAAGAACCAATATTTATTCTAAAAAATCAGAATAAATGGCAAACTATAGAACAAGCTTTAAACAAACCAACAGTTTCTCCCGATTTGCTTGCCTCTTATTATAAATCTCTAAGTGAAGATTTATCGTATGCGCAGACATTTTACCCAGAAAGTGAGGTAACGTTTTATTTAAACGGTTTGTCTGTAAAGTACCATGAAAGAATATATACCAATAAAAAAGAGAAAACTTCTAGAATAAGAACATTTTGGACAGAAGAGGTGCCTTATGAAATGGCTCGCAATAGAAAACAGATATTGTATGCTTTAGTAGTCTTTTTAGTGAGTTGTGTTATAGGTGTGTTTTCAGCACATCATGATGGTGAATTTGTTCGTCTAATTTTAGGTGATGGCTATGTGAATATGACGCTTGAAAATATAGCAAATGGTAAACCCATGGATGTATATGCTTCTGGAAGTGAAATAGAGATGTTTACATATATCACCCTAAATAACATTAAAGTCTCTTTTTTAGCTTTTGCATTTGGGATATTCTCAAGTTTTGGAACGGGAGTACTTCTTTTTAGGAATGGTATTATGTTAGGCTCTTTTCAATATTTTTTTTATCAGAAAGGTGTTCTTGAAGAATCTTTATTAAGTATCTGGACGCACGGTACTTTAGAAATTACGGCAATAATTTTTGCTGGAGGGGCGGGGTTTGTACTCGGAAATTCTTTACTTTTTCCAAAGTATAAGAGACGAATGGATAGCGTAAAAGAAGGTACAAAAAGTGGACTCAAAATTATTATTGGTCTTATTCCTATCTTTATTATAGCAGGTTTTTTAGAGGGGTTTGTCACCCGACAAGTTGATTGGCCATTGCCTATTCGTCTATTCTTTATTATTACTTCATTTAGCTTCATCATATTTTATTATTTCTATCATGCAAACAAAGTTTTTGAAAAACGACAAGTTTAA
- a CDS encoding RDD family protein, giving the protein MESISFQNSQNVNIQFQKATITQRIGAFLIDLLIISAIFLLPLIVLHNSDTMFAVWVTIMTIISLTYNLLCEVFLEGQSLGKRVMDIRVASIDGNSVTMSQYGIRWVFRLIDIALLQGSIAVFTILLGGKGQRLGDILAGTIVISEKKNINKKLFKVPEFPEDYEPEFYQASNLSDQQIKVIRKGLKLNYSTDQQIILNKLVDKLKVQLAIDSDMRHKKFLNQLLYDYYFLTVTSSQEQY; this is encoded by the coding sequence ATGGAATCAATTTCTTTTCAAAACAGCCAGAACGTAAATATTCAATTTCAGAAAGCAACAATTACTCAACGAATAGGTGCATTTTTAATTGATCTTTTAATCATTTCTGCAATCTTTTTATTGCCTTTAATCGTACTGCATAATTCTGATACAATGTTTGCAGTTTGGGTTACTATCATGACCATTATAAGTTTAACTTACAATCTTTTATGTGAGGTTTTCTTAGAGGGGCAATCCTTAGGTAAACGAGTGATGGACATTAGAGTGGCATCAATAGATGGAAACTCAGTTACAATGTCTCAATATGGGATACGTTGGGTTTTTCGTTTAATTGATATTGCACTATTACAAGGTTCTATTGCCGTTTTTACTATTCTACTTGGTGGTAAAGGGCAACGTTTGGGTGATATTTTAGCAGGTACAATCGTAATTTCTGAGAAGAAAAATATAAATAAAAAACTTTTCAAGGTCCCTGAGTTTCCCGAAGATTATGAACCTGAATTTTATCAAGCAAGTAATTTAAGCGATCAACAAATTAAAGTGATTAGAAAAGGGCTAAAACTCAATTATTCTACAGATCAACAAATAATATTAAACAAATTAGTAGATAAACTGAAAGTGCAGTTAGCTATTGATTCTGATATGAGACATAAGAAATTTCTTAATCAATTACTCTACGATTATTATTTCCTTACTGTTACTTCTAGTCAGGAACAGTATTAA
- a CDS encoding alpha/beta hydrolase: MMYKRYITILLLLLCTGYISNAQQKKGRSPKKEINVPEGLTYEVLTYRESTPKRATQMAVSYRDDGIKDKPVIVFIHGGGWAKGDKDDVMYQVFNVAKRGFVGVSISYRLISEAPFPACIEDVKQAIRFLKSKEGELPIDVARIGVWGYSAGAHLALMIGLSPDELFKTDEYSAYNTNVKAIMVVSAPTDFVTRREKQGALAFFTKEQNNSESFQESVSPLSYIHQSQPSIYMLHGTADPLVKPFHYKNFEAVCKEKGVDNFELFEFEEGGHMFYFKRNKETKPAFNAFLQEVNETVQ, encoded by the coding sequence ATGATGTATAAAAGATATATAACTATTCTCCTTTTACTATTATGCACAGGTTACATTTCTAATGCACAACAGAAGAAAGGAAGATCACCAAAAAAGGAAATTAATGTTCCAGAAGGATTAACGTATGAAGTACTGACTTACAGAGAAAGTACGCCCAAGAGAGCAACACAAATGGCAGTTTCTTATAGAGATGATGGAATAAAAGACAAGCCAGTAATTGTTTTTATTCATGGTGGCGGATGGGCCAAAGGAGATAAAGACGATGTAATGTATCAGGTTTTTAATGTAGCCAAAAGAGGGTTTGTAGGGGTAAGTATTTCTTACCGTTTAATTTCTGAAGCCCCTTTCCCTGCGTGTATAGAAGATGTGAAACAGGCTATTCGGTTTTTAAAATCTAAAGAGGGAGAATTACCTATTGATGTTGCTCGTATAGGTGTTTGGGGCTATTCTGCGGGAGCACATTTGGCGTTAATGATTGGTTTATCACCAGACGAATTATTTAAAACGGATGAATATTCAGCCTACAATACAAATGTAAAAGCTATAATGGTCGTATCTGCTCCTACAGATTTTGTTACAAGAAGAGAAAAACAAGGTGCATTGGCTTTCTTTACCAAAGAACAAAATAATAGTGAGTCGTTTCAAGAAAGTGTATCTCCACTATCTTATATACATCAAAGTCAGCCTTCTATTTATATGTTACATGGCACAGCAGACCCATTAGTAAAGCCTTTCCATTACAAAAATTTTGAAGCAGTTTGTAAGGAGAAAGGTGTCGATAATTTTGAACTATTTGAATTTGAGGAGGGAGGGCATATGTTCTATTTCAAAAGAAATAAAGAAACAAAACCGGCATTTAATGCTTTTTTACAAGAGGTAAATGAAACTGTTCAATAA